One part of the Candidatus Eisenbacteria bacterium genome encodes these proteins:
- a CDS encoding PEP-CTERM sorting domain-containing protein, whose translation MTLRFIRIAPIAATAIALILISLSSPAHAFLVSPGFEQGPDVAEVSFSGTDAAGLGWFASNTDGERFKSTGPKPAAEGLFYASLLQNAGMYNGAALGIGNFGLSGFDRIYSSFAVTPGTAYDVSFLHAGDDRFGYLAGTSVVEVVDADANSTLGQFFFATPGLFNWQSAGFQFSSGAATSHVALAFTVMGANNTSGVFDAITVSPSGVVPEPPSLLLVGLGALGLLALRARPGSHSN comes from the coding sequence ATGACACTTCGGTTCATCCGCATCGCCCCGATCGCGGCGACCGCGATCGCCCTGATCCTGATTTCGCTATCCTCCCCCGCGCACGCGTTCCTCGTGAGCCCCGGCTTCGAGCAGGGCCCGGACGTGGCCGAGGTCAGCTTCTCCGGAACGGACGCCGCCGGCCTCGGCTGGTTTGCGTCCAACACCGACGGGGAGCGCTTCAAGTCCACCGGTCCCAAGCCGGCTGCGGAAGGGCTGTTCTACGCGAGCCTGCTGCAGAACGCCGGCATGTACAACGGCGCCGCGCTGGGTATCGGCAACTTCGGGCTGTCCGGGTTCGATCGAATCTACTCCAGCTTCGCCGTAACCCCCGGCACCGCCTACGATGTGTCGTTCCTGCACGCCGGCGACGACCGGTTCGGCTATCTGGCCGGCACTTCCGTGGTCGAGGTGGTGGACGCGGATGCCAATTCCACGCTGGGCCAGTTCTTCTTCGCCACACCGGGGCTGTTCAACTGGCAGTCCGCGGGCTTCCAGTTCTCCTCCGGCGCGGCGACTTCCCACGTGGCCCTGGCCTTCACCGTGATGGGCGCCAACAACACCAGTGGTGTGTTCGACGCCATCACCGTGTCCCCCTCGGGCGTGGTCCCGGAGCCGCCGTCGCTGCTCCTGGTGGGCCTCGGCGCGCTGGGCCTGCTCGCGCTGCGTGCAAGGCCGGGTTCCCACTCGAACTAG